One window from the genome of Actinoplanes teichomyceticus ATCC 31121 encodes:
- a CDS encoding tetratricopeptide repeat protein, translating to MLGDDHPQTLVSVNNSPAPTNRPGTWSGRFPLYEQALADRRRVLGDDHPDTLASVNNLAGAYESAGDLARAVPLYEQALAGCRRVLGDDHPDTLASVNNLAGAYRAVGDLARAVPLYEQALAGCRRVLGDDHPQTRIVRGNAAAVATHPLGEP from the coding sequence GTGCTCGGCGACGACCACCCGCAGACCCTGGTCTCGGTGAACAACTCGCCGGCGCCTACGAATCGACCGGGGACCTGGTCCGGGCGGTTTCCGCTGTACGAGCAGGCCCTGGCCGACCGGCGGCGGGTGCTCGGCGACGATCACCCGGACACCCTGGCCTCGGTGAACAACCTCGCCGGCGCCTACGAATCGGCCGGGGACCTGGCCCGGGCGGTCCCGCTGTACGAGCAGGCGCTGGCCGGCTGCCGGCGGGTGCTCGGCGACGACCACCCGGACACCCTGGCCTCGGTGAACAACCTCGCCGGCGCCTATCGGGCGGTCGGGGACCTGGCCCGGGCGGTCCCGCTGTACGAGCAGGCGCTGGCCGGCTGCCGACGGGTGCTGGGCGACGACCACCCGCAGACCAGGATCGTTCGTGGGAATGCAGCTGCCGTGGCTACTCACCCGCTCGGTGAACCGTGA
- a CDS encoding CPBP family intramembrane glutamic endopeptidase: protein MARFSAPRGPWLGDVLALCVAGPVLAFAEEIGWRGHLQPRLAFLGERAAMLAVGVVWIGWHLPYIVFTPYHHGGGNRVVVLTLFSGCVIALSFLIGRLRTMSASVWPAVLAHFAHNATFAASIVVVPDRPVVVDEYLSGDSGLFVLVGTAAGAAGLGVGRARAGRRSSRGSARG, encoded by the coding sequence TTGGCGCGGTTCAGCGCTCCGCGGGGGCCGTGGCTGGGCGACGTGCTGGCGTTGTGTGTGGCCGGCCCGGTTCTGGCGTTCGCGGAGGAGATCGGCTGGCGCGGTCACCTGCAGCCGCGTCTTGCTTTCCTGGGTGAGCGGGCGGCGATGCTGGCGGTGGGTGTGGTGTGGATCGGCTGGCACCTGCCGTACATCGTGTTCACGCCGTATCACCACGGCGGCGGGAACCGGGTCGTGGTGCTGACGCTGTTCAGCGGTTGCGTGATCGCGTTGTCGTTCCTGATCGGTCGGCTGCGGACGATGTCCGCCAGTGTGTGGCCGGCCGTGCTGGCCCACTTCGCGCACAACGCCACCTTCGCGGCGAGCATCGTGGTCGTCCCCGATCGGCCGGTGGTGGTGGACGAGTACCTCAGCGGCGACTCGGGGTTGTTCGTGCTGGTGGGCACCGCTGCGGGTGCGGCCGGGCTCGGGGTCGGCCGGGCGCGTGCGGGTCGTCGGTCGTCGCGTGGGTCTGCGCGAGGATGA
- a CDS encoding alkane 1-monooxygenase has translation MTTAVGAWRDAKRPLWPMALVVPALPFAAPLTATATGSGWGWWLTPVFILGVIPVIDLLVGDDRDNPPDTVVPALQTSRYYRWITYLFLPAQYAALVMTCAVWSGGVDLPGAAGLVLTAGLVNGIAINTAHELGHKREAVERWLSRVALAPTGYGHFFVEHNRGHHVRVATPEDPASARLGESYWRFWPRTVIGSLRSAWRLETSRHRLRGRSPWTWRNDILNSWAMSVALAAALGVAFGPGVLIFLALQALVGFSVLEAVNYLEHYGLLRQRNAAGRYEKVDPRHSWNSDRLTTNILLFQLQRHSDHHANPLRRYQTLRTFDVSPQLPAGYATMLLLALVPPLWRRVMDHRVLAHYGGDPARANTVPGYQAPSPTR, from the coding sequence GTGACCACCGCCGTTGGTGCGTGGCGCGACGCCAAGCGCCCGTTGTGGCCGATGGCCCTCGTCGTGCCCGCGTTGCCGTTCGCCGCCCCGCTGACCGCCACCGCCACCGGCTCGGGCTGGGGCTGGTGGCTGACCCCGGTCTTCATCCTGGGCGTCATCCCGGTGATCGACCTGCTCGTCGGGGACGACCGGGACAACCCGCCGGACACCGTCGTGCCCGCTCTGCAGACCTCCCGCTACTACCGCTGGATCACCTACCTGTTCCTGCCCGCGCAGTACGCCGCCCTGGTGATGACCTGCGCGGTGTGGTCCGGCGGCGTGGACCTGCCCGGTGCGGCCGGCCTGGTGCTCACCGCCGGCCTGGTCAACGGGATCGCCATCAACACCGCGCACGAGCTGGGCCACAAGCGGGAGGCGGTGGAGCGGTGGCTCTCCCGGGTCGCGCTCGCGCCGACCGGTTACGGCCACTTCTTCGTCGAGCACAACCGCGGCCATCACGTACGCGTGGCCACTCCCGAGGATCCGGCCAGCGCTCGGCTCGGGGAGTCGTACTGGCGGTTCTGGCCCCGTACGGTGATCGGCAGTCTGCGGTCGGCCTGGCGCCTGGAGACCAGCCGGCACCGGCTCCGCGGGCGCAGCCCGTGGACGTGGCGCAACGACATCCTCAACTCCTGGGCCATGTCGGTCGCGCTGGCCGCCGCCCTCGGCGTCGCGTTCGGCCCCGGCGTGCTGATCTTCCTGGCCCTGCAGGCGCTCGTCGGGTTCTCCGTGCTGGAGGCCGTCAACTACCTGGAGCACTACGGGCTGCTGCGGCAGCGCAACGCCGCCGGCCGTTACGAGAAGGTCGACCCGCGGCACAGCTGGAACAGCGACCGGCTGACCACCAACATCCTCCTGTTCCAGCTGCAGCGGCACAGCGACCACCACGCCAACCCGCTGCGGCGTTACCAGACGCTGCGCACCTTCGACGTCTCGCCGCAACTGCCCGCGGGGTACGCCACCATGCTGTTGCTGGCGCTCGTCCCGCCCCTGTGGCGGCGGGTGATGGACCACCGGGTGCTCGCCCACTACGGCGGCGACCCGGCGCGAGCCAACACCGTCCCCGGCTACCAGGCCCCGTCACCGACCCGCTGA
- a CDS encoding TetR family transcriptional regulator, with translation MEATSSYREAGRARLRGALVNAARELAVRDGWENVRMAQVARAAGVSRQTVYNEFGDRAGLAEALALREIERFVADVRARLFEHGGDVRAAGHAAILHTLLEAARNPLVHGILTSVRGGSEDLLPYLTTRSGAVLAAAGAVVQEWASAHAPQVDPATVSLAAESIVRLTISHVMLSLTPAPESADALAEVFVRLLR, from the coding sequence ATGGAGGCCACCTCGTCGTACCGGGAAGCCGGCCGTGCCCGGCTCCGCGGCGCCCTGGTCAACGCGGCCCGTGAGCTCGCGGTGCGGGACGGTTGGGAGAACGTCCGGATGGCCCAGGTCGCTCGGGCCGCCGGGGTGAGCCGCCAGACGGTCTACAACGAGTTCGGCGATCGGGCCGGGCTCGCCGAGGCGCTGGCGTTGCGCGAGATCGAACGGTTCGTCGCGGACGTCCGCGCCCGCCTGTTCGAGCACGGCGGCGACGTTCGCGCCGCCGGGCACGCCGCGATTTTGCACACCCTGCTCGAGGCGGCCCGCAACCCGCTGGTGCACGGCATTCTCACCAGCGTCCGCGGTGGGTCCGAGGACCTGCTGCCCTATCTGACGACCCGCTCCGGCGCGGTCCTGGCGGCGGCCGGCGCGGTCGTCCAGGAGTGGGCGTCAGCGCACGCGCCGCAGGTGGACCCGGCGACGGTGAGCCTGGCCGCCGAATCCATCGTGCGGCTCACCATCAGCCACGTCATGCTGTCTCTGACGCCCGCGCCCGAGTCGGCCGACGCGCTGGCCGAGGTCTTCGTGCGGCTGCTGCGCTGA
- a CDS encoding DUF7134 domain-containing protein: MVTHPPTAGRRTRATLRLLFGLPSLIAGPTGLLIATATIGALTLRRRHPVATLAHSAAMFALQLALTPLPLPANIAQALAIYTAASLTIRLHTLAGSLAAGLRRSTEPQYTRNALVITALLAVPATLTWMIGNLVRGRETNLHALHQATARLHDTHRQRARFLAPQQRVAAAREIHDIVAHSLTVVIVQADAAHYAAEHPGPGDHTDTRTALATIAHTARTALTEVRDVIDVLRDPDTTDDPPEPTVNPADLTRLAAAVRAAGLPVELHTDPAAVAQTPAAVRFAVLRIVREALTNVLEHAGAHATARVSIHRTPHAVHVHIQDDGTGHRTAATTTAAGHGLHGMRERLRALDGTLTAGPRVMLTTFDSDDLLVAALRAGASGYLVKDAGPAELLTAIRAAAVGEAPVSPRLVRRLIDSFVLTAPAPPATDPPATLARLTTREREILSAIGLGLTNAEIAARLHVAESTVKTHVGSVLRKLHLRDRVQAVILAQTHATTDDPHAPGRPRARPHPQRCPPARTTPSRR, from the coding sequence CTGGTCACGCACCCACCCACTGCTGGTCGACGGACTCGCGCCACCCTCCGGCTCCTCTTCGGCCTACCCAGCCTGATCGCCGGACCCACCGGCCTCCTCATCGCCACCGCCACCATCGGCGCACTCACCCTGCGCCGCCGCCACCCCGTCGCCACGCTGGCCCACTCCGCCGCGATGTTCGCGCTCCAACTCGCCCTGACACCCCTCCCGCTGCCCGCCAACATCGCCCAGGCACTCGCGATCTACACGGCCGCCTCACTGACGATCCGGCTCCACACCCTCGCCGGCAGCCTGGCCGCCGGCCTGCGCCGGAGCACCGAACCCCAGTACACCCGCAACGCCCTGGTCATCACCGCGCTCCTCGCCGTCCCGGCCACCCTCACCTGGATGATCGGCAACCTCGTACGCGGCCGCGAAACCAACCTGCACGCACTCCACCAGGCCACCGCACGGCTGCACGACACCCACCGGCAACGCGCACGATTCCTCGCCCCACAGCAGCGAGTCGCCGCCGCCCGGGAGATCCACGACATCGTCGCGCACTCCCTCACCGTCGTCATCGTGCAAGCCGACGCCGCCCACTACGCCGCCGAACACCCCGGACCCGGCGACCACACCGACACCCGCACCGCCCTGGCCACCATCGCCCACACCGCGCGCACCGCACTGACCGAGGTACGCGACGTCATCGACGTACTCCGCGACCCCGACACCACCGACGACCCACCCGAACCCACGGTCAACCCCGCCGACCTGACCCGGCTCGCCGCGGCAGTCCGCGCCGCCGGACTGCCGGTCGAACTCCACACCGACCCCGCCGCCGTCGCGCAGACACCCGCCGCGGTGCGCTTCGCCGTGCTGCGCATCGTCCGCGAAGCACTGACCAACGTGCTCGAACACGCCGGAGCCCACGCCACGGCCCGGGTCAGCATCCACCGCACACCGCACGCCGTACACGTACACATCCAGGACGACGGCACCGGCCACCGGACCGCCGCGACCACCACCGCAGCCGGCCACGGCCTGCACGGGATGCGAGAACGACTACGCGCCCTGGACGGCACCCTGACCGCCGGCCCCCGCGTCATGCTCACCACCTTCGACTCCGACGACCTGCTCGTCGCCGCCCTGCGCGCCGGAGCGTCCGGATACCTGGTCAAGGACGCCGGCCCGGCCGAACTGCTGACCGCGATCCGCGCCGCGGCCGTCGGCGAGGCGCCCGTCTCGCCCCGGCTCGTCCGCCGCCTGATCGACTCGTTCGTCCTCACCGCACCGGCCCCGCCCGCCACCGACCCGCCGGCCACGCTGGCGCGACTCACCACCCGCGAACGCGAGATCCTCTCCGCCATCGGGCTCGGACTGACCAACGCCGAGATCGCCGCACGGCTGCACGTGGCCGAGTCCACCGTCAAGACCCACGTCGGATCGGTCCTGCGCAAACTGCACCTGCGCGACCGGGTGCAGGCCGTCATCCTCGCGCAGACCCACGCGACGACCGACGACCCGCACGCGCCCGGCCGACCCCGAGCCCGGCCGCACCCGCAGCGGTGCCCACCAGCACGAACAACCCCGAGTCGCCGCTGA
- a CDS encoding CbtA family protein, with the protein MPLTPQRKPTFGRILLAGLLAGLAAGLLAGAFAYLAGEPRVEAAIAIEQQNSAPHGEAGHDDGEQLVSRDTQRTIGLPLATGLYGTALGGFLAVGYTLLRRHLRTRSDTRAALGLAAAALLGVVLVPYLKYPPNPPAVGDPATIDQRTTGYLAALALGLVAVWAGVLAARTQSHEWRRATAGVLAFLIVVTVAYTLLPGFDEVPANFPADLLWKFRIASLGTQALLWTALGLGFAGLLHRLATRDSEPAGTVTA; encoded by the coding sequence GTGCCACTGACACCCCAGCGGAAACCGACCTTCGGCCGGATTCTGCTGGCAGGCCTGCTCGCCGGACTGGCGGCAGGCCTGCTCGCCGGCGCATTCGCCTACCTGGCCGGCGAACCCCGCGTCGAGGCCGCCATCGCCATCGAACAGCAGAACAGCGCCCCGCACGGCGAAGCCGGCCACGACGACGGCGAACAACTGGTCAGCCGCGACACCCAGCGCACCATCGGCCTGCCCCTGGCGACCGGCCTCTACGGCACCGCCCTGGGCGGGTTCCTCGCCGTCGGCTACACACTCCTGCGCCGGCACCTGCGCACCCGCAGCGACACCCGCGCCGCCCTCGGCCTGGCCGCCGCCGCGCTGCTGGGCGTCGTGCTCGTGCCGTACCTGAAATATCCGCCCAACCCGCCGGCCGTCGGCGACCCCGCCACCATCGACCAACGCACCACCGGCTACCTCGCCGCGCTGGCGCTCGGCCTGGTCGCCGTCTGGGCCGGCGTGCTGGCCGCCCGCACCCAGAGCCACGAATGGCGGCGCGCGACCGCCGGCGTGCTCGCCTTCCTCATCGTGGTCACCGTCGCCTACACCCTGCTGCCCGGCTTCGACGAGGTGCCCGCCAACTTCCCCGCCGACCTGCTGTGGAAGTTCCGGATCGCCTCGCTGGGCACCCAGGCCCTGCTGTGGACCGCTCTCGGCCTCGGCTTCGCCGGCCTGCTGCACCGGCTGGCCACCCGCGACAGCGAACCCGCCGGCACCGTCACCGCCTGA
- a CDS encoding CbtB domain-containing protein: MPKTHTVRTLTTPAVSTRLLLIAAGAVVLLLALAYLVAFDQGALSRSGMYMHELMHDGRHLLGVPCH, from the coding sequence ATGCCCAAGACCCACACCGTGCGGACCCTCACCACGCCCGCCGTCTCCACCCGCCTGCTGCTCATCGCCGCCGGCGCCGTCGTCCTGCTGCTCGCCCTGGCCTACCTTGTCGCCTTCGACCAGGGCGCGCTCTCGCGCAGCGGCATGTACATGCACGAGCTGATGCACGACGGCCGCCACCTGCTGGGCGTTCCGTGCCACTGA